A region of Oxyura jamaicensis isolate SHBP4307 breed ruddy duck chromosome 9, BPBGC_Ojam_1.0, whole genome shotgun sequence DNA encodes the following proteins:
- the LOC118171832 gene encoding uncharacterized protein LOC118171832 yields the protein MDGELVRRAGGGRRGTLRAAGAQDMSLSPGSQAPSAPLLQAVSLALITRRLQLHWPGKAPRPRGVLAAEVAALWLRLALKPQSGESRANPSTETLPSTESQVVVTLETAGDVARSAVRSGTGDTHLTADTDGWQREAVWKGKSPGWRRAIRKLVQNSSWSPTGVSRSFSQQEAHLEPAKPALFFFFFFPRKNLLTQSLGFPVPPDQRTESEIWECCLGWGKPQDGPCKLGPSSSIRTPTMLGLGVAGGGWCRDVRFGVPGVSWACCPPRKNHADPPPAEEQGYHHLAEDSSSLLPPNSRLGTAPHGRELNVRI from the exons ATGGATGGAGAGCTTGTGCGcagagctgggggtgggaggCGGGGGACCCTGCGAGCTGCCGGTGCTCAGGacatgtccctgtcccccggGAGCCAGGCACCAAGTGCTCCCCTGCTTCAAGCCGTGTCCTTAGCCCTCATTAcgaggaggctgcagctgcactggCCTGGGAAAGCCCCGCGGCCGCGCGGCGTGCTTGCAGCGGAAGTCGCAGCGCTCTGGCTTCGGCTGGCTTTAAAGCCCCAATCTGGTGAGAGCCGCGCAAACCCTTCCACGGAGACCCTCCCATCGACCGAGAGCCAG GTGGTCGTAACTTTGGAAACCGCAGGAGACGTCGCCAGGTCCGCGGTGCGTAGCGGGACCGGCGATACCCACCTCACCGCTGACACGGATGGATGGCAACGGGAAGCAGTGTGGAAGGGGAAGAGCCCTGGATGGAGAAGAGCAATCCGAAAATTGGTGCAGAACAGCTCCTGGAGCCCCACTGGGGTTTCCCGGAGTTTCTCGCAGCAGGAAGCACATCTCGAGCCAGCCAAAccagctctattttttttttttttttttcccaggaaaaatCTGCTGACCCAGAGCCTGGGTTTTCCAGTTCCTCCCGACCAACGTACTGAGTCGGAGATCTGGGAGTGCTGCCTAGGATGGGGgaaaccacaggatggccccTGCAAACTGGGGCCGTCGTCCTCCATCCGTACCCCAACCAtgttggggctgggggtggcaggtGGGGGATGGTGCAGAGATGTGAGGTTTGGGGTTCCTGGGGTTTCTTGGGCTTGTTGCCCACCCAGGAAAAACCATGCAGATCCCCCcccagcagaggagcagggctACCACCATTTAGCAGAAGACTCAAGCTCTCTTCTTCCCCCCAACAGCAGACTGGGAACTGCTCCCCATGGTCGGGAGCTAAATGTGAGGATTTAA